A genomic segment from Bacteroidia bacterium encodes:
- a CDS encoding DUF2795 domain-containing protein: protein MYWTLELAQYLEDAPWPATKEELIDFALRTGAPMEVIENLQEIEDEGESYESIEEIWPDYPTKEDFFFNEDEY, encoded by the coding sequence ATGTACTGGACACTGGAACTTGCACAATACCTGGAAGACGCCCCGTGGCCTGCGACCAAAGAAGAGCTCATTGATTTTGCTCTTCGTACAGGCGCCCCTATGGAAGTGATCGAAAACCTTCAGGAAATTGAAGATGAAGGAGAGTCGTATGAATCCATTGAAGAAATCTGGCCTGATTATCCTACCAAAGAGGATTTCTTCTTCAATGAGGATGAATATTAG
- a CDS encoding cob(I)yrinic acid a,c-diamide adenosyltransferase produces MKIYTKTGDKGDTSLIGGVRVPKSHARIEAYGTVDELNSWIGLIRDQKEAMPFGNILGEIQDRLFTIGSSLASDPEKARMKLPDLGEEDVKLLEKQIDEMLSGLPEMKSFILPGGHTTVSYCHIARCVCRRAERLSVALAAAHPVENIIITYLNRLSDYLFVLARRISADTGSPEMPWKPRL; encoded by the coding sequence ATGAAAATTTACACAAAAACCGGCGATAAAGGAGATACTTCACTCATAGGTGGTGTGCGAGTGCCGAAATCGCATGCACGGATTGAAGCCTACGGTACGGTTGATGAACTGAATTCCTGGATCGGACTGATCCGCGACCAGAAGGAAGCTATGCCTTTCGGAAACATACTGGGGGAGATCCAGGATCGCCTGTTCACCATCGGATCAAGCCTTGCATCGGATCCTGAAAAAGCAAGAATGAAATTGCCGGATCTTGGTGAGGAGGATGTGAAGTTGCTGGAGAAGCAAATCGATGAGATGCTTTCAGGTCTTCCTGAAATGAAATCTTTTATTCTGCCTGGAGGCCACACAACGGTGTCGTATTGTCATATCGCACGCTGCGTTTGCCGCAGGGCGGAAAGGCTCAGTGTAGCGTTGGCGGCGGCTCATCCTGTGGAGAATATCATCATCACATACCTGAACCGCCTGTCTGATTACCTCTTTGTGCTGGCCCGGAGGATTTCGGCAGACACCGGGAGCCCTGAAATGCCCTGGAAGCCACGTTTATAG
- a CDS encoding glycoside hydrolase family 9 protein produces MKSVLILSLLVCSPACFLSQSVIDDHFRIDQIGYRQNARKVAVIIEPQTGYNAPSPFTPGPVLEVRRASDNLVVFSGSPVPWNNGNTHTQSGDKGWWFEFTSVNVQGDYYVNDPSSNKRSFTFTINDDVYNNALKHAIRALYYQRCGLPKSVPYASSQHTDNTACHVGSMQDLNCRDVTQPNNTGLERDLSGGWHDAGDYNKYTNFCHATVHYLLDAYEQNPGIFPDNYGIPESGNGIPDILDEIRWELDWLMKMQESNGGGLMKVSAQGFPSASPPSADNPQRFYGGVASSATRTLASIFAHAAIVYGSIPATQTYGATLLSRAQLAWTWLQNNPGFSSYANTGFGSANPEISQYAQSATSFTAAVYLYAATGNVTYRSYVDANYSSIQPIQWTYWYPFESAYQDALLYYTTVPGATVSVVNAIRNNCSTSVSANNGDLLPSVTAQTDLYRAYMKNADYVWNNNEFKAETGSIFWNMIEYNINSANHPAYRYAAEDYIHFFHGVNAVNYSFLVKSDVYGADRPIREIYHGWFGDATVYDGSAVPYIGPPPGFLTCGINPTYQPDGSYTGPPISPPMNQPVQKSYKDWNTSWPENSWEVTEVGIYTQAAYIKLISKFADTVSIVTSALTVPAVQVKTFPNPGPGIFNVETAEGDYEVTVYNGSGQIVLFLHSPAQIDLREFSDGLFFAVFRSPGGTVSFKLLNQSSNR; encoded by the coding sequence ATGAAATCGGTATTGATTCTATCCCTTCTGGTCTGCTCACCAGCTTGCTTTTTATCCCAATCCGTTATTGACGACCATTTCCGAATTGACCAGATCGGATACCGCCAGAATGCCCGAAAAGTAGCAGTGATCATAGAACCGCAAACAGGGTACAATGCTCCCTCTCCTTTCACTCCTGGTCCTGTCCTGGAAGTCAGGCGTGCCAGTGACAACCTGGTCGTGTTTTCCGGAAGCCCGGTTCCCTGGAACAACGGAAATACGCATACCCAGTCGGGCGACAAAGGCTGGTGGTTTGAATTTACCTCTGTAAATGTGCAGGGCGATTATTATGTCAATGATCCTTCCAGTAACAAACGATCATTTACATTTACCATAAATGATGATGTATATAACAATGCTTTAAAACATGCCATCAGAGCGCTCTACTATCAGCGCTGCGGCCTGCCAAAATCGGTGCCGTATGCTTCCTCCCAGCATACGGACAACACAGCCTGCCATGTGGGATCCATGCAGGATCTGAACTGCAGGGATGTTACACAGCCCAACAACACCGGACTGGAACGGGATCTCTCGGGTGGATGGCACGATGCAGGTGATTATAACAAGTACACCAATTTTTGTCATGCCACGGTTCACTATCTCCTTGATGCCTATGAACAGAATCCGGGAATTTTTCCGGATAACTACGGAATACCGGAAAGCGGAAACGGAATACCCGACATTCTCGATGAGATCCGTTGGGAGCTGGACTGGCTGATGAAAATGCAGGAGAGCAACGGGGGCGGACTTATGAAGGTATCTGCCCAGGGTTTTCCCAGCGCCAGCCCGCCCTCAGCGGATAATCCGCAGCGATTCTACGGCGGTGTGGCATCTTCCGCTACCCGTACGCTGGCAAGTATTTTCGCACACGCGGCGATCGTGTACGGCAGTATTCCGGCAACGCAAACCTATGGGGCCACACTGCTGAGCCGCGCCCAACTGGCATGGACATGGCTGCAGAATAATCCCGGCTTCTCCTCCTATGCCAATACAGGTTTTGGTAGTGCCAATCCGGAGATTTCCCAGTATGCACAGTCTGCCACATCCTTCACGGCAGCGGTTTATCTCTACGCGGCAACCGGCAATGTTACGTACCGGAGTTACGTGGATGCCAACTATTCATCCATTCAGCCTATCCAGTGGACCTACTGGTATCCGTTTGAATCTGCGTACCAGGATGCACTCCTGTATTACACCACCGTTCCGGGGGCTACGGTTTCCGTAGTGAATGCTATCAGGAATAACTGCAGCACTTCCGTTTCAGCCAATAATGGAGATCTGCTCCCTTCTGTTACTGCACAAACGGATCTGTACCGGGCATATATGAAGAATGCGGATTATGTATGGAATAACAATGAATTCAAGGCGGAAACCGGATCCATTTTCTGGAACATGATCGAATACAACATCAATTCGGCAAATCATCCTGCCTACCGGTATGCTGCAGAGGATTATATCCACTTTTTTCATGGAGTGAATGCCGTTAATTATTCCTTTCTGGTTAAAAGCGATGTGTACGGCGCCGATCGTCCGATCCGTGAGATCTATCACGGCTGGTTCGGAGATGCAACCGTGTACGACGGTTCGGCCGTACCATACATCGGACCGCCTCCCGGTTTTCTGACCTGCGGCATTAATCCCACCTACCAGCCGGACGGCTCTTATACCGGTCCGCCCATTTCACCTCCCATGAACCAGCCGGTGCAGAAGTCATATAAGGACTGGAATACTTCCTGGCCAGAGAATTCCTGGGAGGTTACAGAAGTGGGAATTTACACACAGGCTGCATATATCAAACTGATAAGCAAATTCGCAGATACAGTTTCCATAGTCACTTCTGCGCTTACTGTTCCCGCGGTGCAGGTGAAAACTTTCCCCAATCCGGGACCCGGCATTTTCAATGTGGAAACAGCAGAAGGAGATTATGAGGTAACAGTGTACAACGGATCAGGACAAATCGTTTTATTCCTTCATAGCCCTGCACAGATAGATCTGAGAGAATTTTCAGACGGATTATTTTTTGCTGTTTTTCGTTCACCCGGCGGAACGGTCTCATTTAAACTTCTGAACCAGTCATCAAACCGGTAA